In Pseudoduganella albidiflava, a single window of DNA contains:
- a CDS encoding glycosyltransferase codes for MRVGILSYPMLFQRDGGLQVQVRETIAALNRIGPVASRPLQAQLVDPNRERLDTFDLIHVFSAINGNYRVVEAASEMGVPVVLSPLLSPGWDRASGFRARVADRLAGRLTAWNVQTSYAQTKRALQLAKLVIALGEAEREAIVSGFLVDPVKIRVYPNGINKHFFTSRPELFRHRTGITGPFVLMVGSINPYKNQLGLVQALANMNLPVVLIGRVARQDQVYLDTVLRSPWVRWLGALEHNDPLLASAYHAASVVALPSHGEVFPLAVLESLAAGTPVVMTDENALDLRESAFALRKAHWHDATAQRAAIRDFIDRPPEREAVRALVEQYTWQRVAAGIADSYVELLSSLRADKPDAADQQTMPSYGEQTELVRQAEEPEGTSS; via the coding sequence ATGCGCGTGGGCATTTTGTCATATCCGATGTTGTTCCAGCGTGACGGCGGACTTCAGGTCCAGGTCCGAGAAACCATTGCTGCCCTGAACAGGATCGGCCCGGTGGCATCGCGGCCCCTGCAGGCGCAGCTGGTCGACCCGAATCGCGAACGACTCGACACGTTTGATCTGATTCACGTCTTCTCTGCCATTAATGGCAATTATCGGGTGGTGGAAGCGGCCAGCGAGATGGGTGTGCCGGTTGTGCTGTCTCCCTTGCTCTCGCCAGGATGGGACCGGGCTTCCGGGTTCCGCGCTCGCGTGGCGGACCGGCTGGCTGGCCGGTTGACAGCCTGGAACGTCCAGACCAGTTATGCCCAGACGAAACGCGCATTACAGCTGGCGAAACTTGTGATCGCTCTCGGCGAAGCGGAGCGGGAAGCAATCGTCTCGGGTTTTCTCGTCGACCCCGTGAAGATCCGCGTATACCCCAATGGCATCAACAAGCACTTCTTCACATCACGGCCAGAGCTGTTTCGCCACCGCACGGGAATCACCGGCCCCTTCGTACTGATGGTCGGTTCGATCAATCCCTACAAGAACCAGCTTGGCCTGGTCCAGGCCCTGGCCAACATGAACCTGCCGGTCGTGCTCATAGGGCGCGTGGCCCGACAGGATCAAGTCTATCTGGACACCGTGTTGCGGTCGCCGTGGGTACGCTGGCTGGGGGCACTGGAGCACAACGACCCCCTGCTGGCCAGCGCCTACCATGCGGCATCGGTCGTGGCACTGCCGAGCCATGGCGAGGTATTTCCGCTGGCGGTACTCGAATCGCTGGCTGCCGGGACCCCGGTGGTCATGACCGACGAAAACGCGCTCGACCTGCGAGAAAGCGCGTTCGCGCTGCGGAAGGCGCACTGGCACGATGCGACCGCTCAGCGCGCGGCGATCCGCGATTTCATCGACCGGCCGCCGGAACGTGAAGCGGTGCGGGCGCTGGTCGAACAGTACACGTGGCAGCGCGTTGCCGCAGGGATTGCGGACAGCTACGTCGAGCTTCTTTCAAGCCTGCGGGCGGACAAGCCCGACGCTGCCGACCAGCAAACTATGCCCTCATACGGCGAGCAAACCGAGTTGGTGCGGCAGGCCGAAGAGCCGGAAGGAACCTCTTCCTGA
- a CDS encoding class I SAM-dependent methyltransferase produces the protein MLFIGATLLLCAYTLHKVRLVHLMLHDVRDQSHHESASLFRQLEALQGLYTDLGLSRSLPNTRGWAASPDFLLELTRHALAEAPNVIVECSSGTSTLVLARCAQLSGKGRVFSLEHDPAYARETRRQLERHGLSAWAQVIDAPLTSREFAGASWPWYATDGLPPGAEIDMLVIDGPPQATRSLARYPAGPALFGCLSPGAAVFLDDARRSDEQQILRRWAEEYPEVEQRQLPCEKGAAVLRYRPRA, from the coding sequence ATGCTCTTCATCGGCGCGACCTTGTTGCTGTGTGCGTACACGCTGCACAAAGTGCGGCTGGTTCACCTGATGCTCCACGATGTCCGCGACCAGTCACACCACGAAAGCGCCAGCCTGTTTCGCCAGCTCGAAGCTCTGCAGGGTTTGTACACGGATCTGGGCCTGTCCCGCAGCCTGCCCAATACGCGGGGTTGGGCGGCGTCACCTGACTTTCTCCTCGAATTGACTCGGCACGCGCTGGCGGAAGCGCCGAACGTCATCGTCGAGTGCAGCAGTGGCACCTCGACGCTCGTGCTTGCACGTTGTGCGCAGCTCAGCGGCAAAGGCAGAGTATTCAGCCTGGAACACGATCCAGCGTATGCACGCGAGACGCGCCGGCAGCTCGAACGGCACGGCTTGTCGGCCTGGGCGCAGGTTATCGACGCGCCGTTGACGTCCCGGGAGTTTGCCGGTGCGTCGTGGCCCTGGTATGCGACCGATGGCTTGCCGCCGGGCGCGGAGATTGACATGCTGGTCATCGATGGGCCGCCGCAGGCGACGCGTTCGCTGGCCCGCTATCCGGCCGGCCCGGCATTGTTCGGTTGCCTGTCGCCAGGCGCAGCGGTTTTCCTCGACGACGCGCGGCGAAGTGATGAACAACAAATCCTGCGCCGCTGGGCCGAGGAGTATCCCGAAGTCGAACAGCGCCAGCTGCCATGCGAAAAAGGTGCTGCTGTGCTGCGCTATCGACCACGCGCATAG
- a CDS encoding XrtA-associated tyrosine autokinase has product MIPNTSVPRTEPSLVTPDSRFADINLSRLHLLGMITDQGGRSAVAEDFRLIKRPLLRSARGTDGPSIHHGNLIIVTSALPGEGKTFCAINLAMSMAMERDTTVLLVDADVARPAMLNVLGLDARPGLMDVLLDEDLDLSEVILRTNVPALSLLPAGRRNKHATELLASRNMSRLLDDIASRYPDRIVIFDSPPLLLTSEAGVLASQMGQVVMVVEAERTTHSSVREALRQVEACDHVNLIYNKTQAFSCSDQYAYYDRG; this is encoded by the coding sequence ATGATCCCGAATACCAGTGTGCCGCGCACGGAACCTTCCCTTGTCACTCCCGACAGCCGCTTCGCCGATATCAATCTTTCACGTCTGCATCTGCTCGGAATGATCACGGACCAAGGCGGGAGAAGCGCTGTCGCGGAGGATTTTCGTCTCATCAAGCGACCGTTGTTGCGCAGTGCACGCGGCACCGATGGTCCATCGATACATCATGGCAACTTGATCATCGTCACGAGCGCGCTGCCCGGCGAGGGTAAAACGTTCTGTGCCATCAACTTGGCGATGAGCATGGCCATGGAGCGCGACACCACGGTATTGCTCGTGGATGCCGACGTCGCCCGCCCTGCCATGCTCAACGTGCTGGGCCTCGATGCGCGGCCCGGCTTGATGGACGTGCTGCTCGACGAAGACCTGGATCTGTCGGAAGTCATCCTCAGAACCAACGTTCCCGCACTCAGCTTGCTGCCGGCCGGTCGTCGCAATAAACACGCGACCGAGCTGCTCGCCAGCCGTAATATGTCGCGCCTGCTCGACGACATCGCCAGCCGGTATCCCGACCGTATCGTCATTTTCGACTCGCCGCCGCTTCTGCTCACATCCGAAGCAGGCGTCCTGGCATCACAGATGGGCCAGGTCGTCATGGTCGTGGAAGCGGAACGCACCACGCACAGTTCGGTACGCGAGGCCTTGCGCCAGGTTGAAGCATGCGACCACGTGAATCTCATCTACAACAAGACCCAGGCGTTTTCGTGCAGCGACCAGTACGCCTATTACGACCGGGGATGA
- a CDS encoding XrtA system polysaccharide chain length determinant — MEEIIAQLQSGLKGIWKYRWSAVLVAWLVATGGWIKVYLLPDDYQTTARVFVDTQSILKPLLSGMTSMPNVTQQVAIMSRTLLSRPNVERVIRMVDLDIKAATPREHEKQVEDLMQKIRIGGTSTYDIYTISYSNSDPRLVRDVVQSLLTIFVEGGLKGKKGESEKAVQFIDDQIRAYEDKLLTAENSVKEFKMKNNALLPRQGIDYGSQVLISTDALNNAKLELVEAEQGRNAINSQIVGDEPILGTDLTPASIDNPEIDGRISALAKSLDALLLQYTEAHPDIISTRRLIALLEERKLQEAKTRAAPSDPGKGYSPMLQQLKVALAEADARVASIRARVTELEQRHNALVEQSLAVPEVESQLAQLNRDYQINKDNYEKLIERREAAKLSGDLTTTTDMLSFKIIDPPTVPLRPIGPNRTLLYSVVFGVAVLAGAAVALLISQVRPTYLSPAHLREATGLRVLGAVAMNWTEPERKKRRRGQIGFGAGVACLFMSYGGVMALSMLQS; from the coding sequence ATGGAAGAAATCATCGCCCAGCTACAGTCCGGGTTGAAGGGAATCTGGAAATACCGCTGGAGCGCGGTACTGGTTGCCTGGCTGGTGGCGACCGGTGGCTGGATCAAGGTTTACCTGCTGCCCGACGACTACCAGACCACGGCCCGGGTTTTCGTCGATACGCAAAGCATCCTCAAACCGCTGCTGTCGGGCATGACCTCCATGCCGAATGTCACCCAGCAGGTGGCGATCATGAGCCGCACCCTTCTCAGCCGGCCGAACGTGGAACGCGTGATTCGCATGGTCGACCTCGATATCAAGGCCGCCACGCCGCGCGAGCATGAAAAACAGGTCGAGGACCTCATGCAGAAGATCCGTATCGGCGGCACCAGCACTTATGACATTTACACGATCAGCTACAGCAACAGCGATCCACGCCTGGTACGCGACGTCGTGCAATCCTTGCTCACGATCTTCGTCGAAGGTGGCTTGAAAGGCAAGAAAGGGGAATCGGAAAAGGCCGTGCAATTCATCGATGACCAGATCCGTGCCTATGAAGACAAACTCCTCACCGCGGAGAACTCGGTCAAGGAGTTCAAAATGAAGAACAACGCGCTACTGCCGCGACAGGGTATCGACTATGGATCGCAGGTGCTGATCTCGACCGACGCGCTCAACAACGCGAAACTTGAACTGGTCGAAGCCGAGCAGGGCCGCAATGCGATCAATTCGCAGATCGTGGGAGACGAGCCCATTCTCGGTACCGACCTGACACCGGCGTCGATCGACAATCCGGAGATCGACGGTCGTATTTCAGCCTTGGCAAAGTCGCTCGACGCATTGTTACTGCAGTACACCGAGGCACACCCGGACATCATTTCCACGCGGCGGCTCATCGCGCTGCTCGAAGAGCGCAAGCTACAGGAGGCCAAAACCCGCGCCGCCCCGTCCGATCCAGGCAAGGGCTACAGTCCGATGCTCCAGCAATTGAAGGTTGCATTGGCCGAGGCGGATGCGCGGGTGGCGTCGATTCGCGCCCGCGTTACCGAACTTGAACAGCGGCACAATGCCCTTGTCGAACAGAGCCTGGCGGTGCCGGAAGTGGAATCGCAGCTGGCACAGCTGAACCGCGATTATCAGATCAACAAGGACAACTACGAGAAACTGATCGAGCGGCGGGAAGCCGCCAAGCTCTCGGGCGACCTGACCACCACGACCGACATGTTGAGCTTCAAGATCATCGACCCACCGACGGTTCCGCTGCGCCCAATCGGGCCCAACAGAACATTGCTCTACAGCGTGGTATTCGGCGTAGCCGTGCTCGCGGGGGCAGCGGTGGCACTGCTGATCAGCCAGGTGCGCCCCACCTACCTGAGCCCCGCCCATCTGCGTGAAGCAACAGGCCTGCGCGTGCTGGGTGCGGTGGCAATGAACTGGACGGAGCCGGAGCGCAAGAAGCGGCGCCGCGGGCAAATCGGTTTCGGCGCCGGCGTAGCCTGCCTGTTCATGTCCTACGGCGGCGTGATGGCGCTGTCAATGCTTCAGTCATAG
- a CDS encoding EDSAP-1 family PEP-CTERM protein yields MNIIRKGFLATAAAATLAFGAVGSAQAHAFADSILNVSNLRFLNSAGAQFTAADFTTLVVDNTSSATATFNALTLNAATGPICAGTCPGGVNGPLPGTGRFTPFPAATLATLPNATFGFGDTSLTGSALEPGGANASTRATASVSASPNTTAGTANTGTTSSFVFSLGAADSMTVAFDADAHTVAQVPIGTSPESVAAARLSWSIRIINLDDANPLTSTVLSYSPNQINGDSNVSRTHAFAGTTAYDFAGFLSATSALLTAGTNYQLTIQHSTFADARQEEIPEPATLAIVAAGLLSMSLVSRRRKS; encoded by the coding sequence ATGAACATCATCAGGAAAGGTTTTCTGGCCACGGCCGCCGCCGCCACGCTCGCATTCGGTGCCGTCGGCAGCGCCCAGGCGCACGCCTTTGCAGATTCGATTCTGAACGTTTCCAACCTGCGGTTCCTGAACTCCGCCGGCGCCCAGTTCACCGCAGCCGACTTCACGACCTTGGTTGTGGATAACACAAGTAGCGCCACCGCAACGTTCAACGCACTGACCCTGAATGCTGCCACTGGCCCGATCTGCGCGGGGACGTGCCCGGGCGGCGTGAATGGACCACTCCCGGGAACGGGGCGTTTCACGCCATTCCCCGCCGCCACCCTGGCGACTCTGCCCAACGCAACGTTCGGGTTCGGGGATACGTCACTGACGGGTTCGGCCCTTGAACCGGGCGGCGCGAACGCCAGCACCCGCGCCACCGCTTCAGTTTCGGCAAGCCCGAACACCACGGCTGGTACCGCCAACACGGGTACCACGAGTTCGTTCGTGTTTTCCCTGGGCGCTGCCGATTCGATGACCGTGGCGTTCGATGCGGATGCGCATACCGTGGCCCAGGTGCCGATCGGCACCTCGCCTGAGTCGGTGGCTGCGGCGCGGCTGTCCTGGAGCATCCGCATCATCAACCTGGACGACGCCAATCCCCTCACCAGTACCGTCCTGTCCTACTCGCCGAATCAGATCAATGGCGATTCGAATGTCAGCCGCACGCATGCTTTCGCTGGCACGACGGCATACGACTTCGCCGGTTTCCTGTCGGCGACCAGCGCCCTGCTGACTGCCGGCACGAATTACCAGCTGACGATCCAGCACTCCACGTTTGCCGACGCCCGGCAGGAGGAAATTCCGGAACCGGCAACGCTGGCCATCGTTGCTGCCGGCCTGCTCAGCATGTCCCTGGTCAGCCGCCGTCGCAAGTCCTGA
- a CDS encoding N-acyl amino acid synthase FeeM domain-containing protein yields MQHDDTIISFEAAAKLRDLVIREQEAGVAHTHPIDMQVFHIRMASTAGGREAAGLLLRKMYGWRGYDVDADSEHAPNRITLYAETGGATVGTMSLCLDAPEIGLPADENFRDKLDELRLEGRLLCEPSRLAIDKDVTKRVFASLIHISYIYAHNIHHYTDYVIEVNPRHVMFYKRMLGFRDFGGERPCTRVGAPAVLLRLELDYMGEQIRTFAGQMEQALGERSFYPYFFPLRDEPGITTRLKQGRD; encoded by the coding sequence GTGCAACACGACGACACCATCATATCCTTCGAAGCTGCCGCGAAATTGCGTGACCTGGTAATCCGCGAGCAGGAAGCGGGGGTGGCGCATACCCATCCGATCGACATGCAGGTTTTCCACATCAGGATGGCCAGCACGGCTGGCGGCAGGGAGGCAGCGGGGTTGTTGCTACGCAAGATGTATGGTTGGCGCGGCTACGATGTCGATGCCGACAGCGAACACGCGCCGAACCGTATCACGCTCTATGCCGAAACGGGGGGAGCCACCGTGGGCACCATGTCACTGTGCCTCGACGCACCGGAAATCGGCTTGCCCGCCGATGAAAACTTTCGCGACAAGCTCGATGAGCTGCGGCTCGAGGGGCGGCTCCTCTGCGAACCGTCCCGCCTGGCCATCGACAAGGATGTGACGAAGCGTGTCTTCGCGTCACTGATCCATATCTCCTATATCTATGCCCACAATATCCACCACTACACGGATTACGTGATCGAAGTGAATCCACGCCATGTCATGTTCTACAAGCGCATGCTGGGCTTTCGCGACTTTGGCGGCGAGCGGCCGTGTACCCGCGTCGGCGCGCCCGCCGTACTGTTGCGCCTCGAGCTGGATTACATGGGTGAACAGATCCGCACGTTCGCCGGGCAGATGGAACAGGCGCTGGGTGAGCGGTCGTTCTACCCTTACTTTTTCCCGCTGCGTGACGAACCTGGTATCACCACCCGCCTGAAACAGGGACGCGACTGA
- a CDS encoding FAD-binding oxidoreductase: protein MAAAEEALLGWRRLLGPDRVLQDPATLARFAASTSSWSTWPLAILQPHSTAEVTQLVRTATRHRIPLYPISAGRNWGYGDACALSDGHAVVDLSGMNRILEADATLAYVVIEPGVTQQQLSRYLLEHDLPLWMDCTGAGPDTSLMGNILERGFGHSPYGNRFQNVASMELVLADGDVVRTGFGHYAASINHRVYPYGVGPYVDGLFTQSNMGIVTSLGLWLMPKTEALNHFLCMVREHDDIAPIIDALRPLRLDGTLRSILHIGNDLRVISGGTTFPRELTGGKVPLPEDVRLKLRAGAGVGAWTVSGALYGSNDQVAAARRAVRRALAPTRAHIQFLDERKLDLAATAARMLGNTGAGKRLAAKVALGRSLFDMNRGIPNGRFLAGAYWRRRGGLPAGFPANANPALDNCGMLWVSPVLPMRGADLLRVHALAEPIFRTHGFDLFVTFSMINERALGGVLTVAYDAEDPAEVERARRCYRQVFETMMSAGYIPYRVGLQSMADLDNGDDAYWRMIGRIKAALDPANVIAPGRYSARMPPRE from the coding sequence ATGGCCGCCGCCGAAGAAGCGCTGCTCGGCTGGCGCCGCTTGCTGGGTCCCGACCGCGTGCTGCAGGACCCGGCCACGCTGGCGCGCTTTGCGGCCAGCACGTCTTCGTGGAGCACATGGCCGCTCGCGATCCTGCAGCCGCACAGTACCGCCGAGGTAACGCAGCTGGTGCGTACGGCCACCCGTCATCGTATCCCGCTGTACCCGATCAGCGCCGGCCGCAACTGGGGTTACGGCGACGCCTGCGCGCTTAGCGACGGCCATGCCGTCGTCGACCTGTCGGGAATGAACCGCATCCTGGAGGCCGATGCGACCCTGGCGTATGTGGTGATCGAACCCGGTGTCACGCAGCAGCAGTTGTCGCGATACCTGCTGGAACACGACTTGCCGCTGTGGATGGATTGCACCGGCGCCGGCCCCGACACGAGCCTGATGGGCAACATCCTCGAACGCGGCTTCGGCCACTCGCCTTACGGCAACCGCTTCCAGAATGTCGCCAGCATGGAACTGGTGCTGGCCGATGGGGATGTCGTGCGCACCGGGTTCGGCCATTACGCCGCGTCGATCAACCATCGTGTCTACCCATATGGCGTCGGACCGTACGTCGATGGACTGTTCACCCAGTCGAACATGGGCATCGTGACGAGCCTCGGCCTGTGGCTGATGCCGAAGACCGAGGCGCTCAACCATTTCCTGTGCATGGTGCGGGAGCATGACGACATCGCACCCATCATCGATGCGTTACGGCCCTTGCGGCTCGACGGTACCTTGCGCAGTATCCTGCACATCGGCAACGACCTGCGCGTGATTTCCGGGGGCACGACGTTTCCGCGCGAACTGACCGGTGGCAAGGTACCGTTACCGGAAGACGTGCGCCTGAAACTGCGCGCAGGGGCGGGGGTGGGTGCCTGGACGGTGTCCGGCGCGCTGTACGGCAGCAATGACCAGGTCGCCGCCGCACGCCGTGCCGTGCGCAGGGCGCTCGCGCCAACCAGGGCCCACATCCAGTTTCTCGACGAGCGCAAGCTCGATCTGGCCGCCACCGCCGCGCGCATGCTGGGGAACACTGGCGCCGGAAAGCGCCTGGCGGCCAAGGTCGCGCTGGGCCGCTCGCTGTTCGACATGAACCGCGGCATCCCGAATGGCCGGTTCCTGGCAGGGGCCTACTGGCGCCGGCGGGGCGGTCTTCCGGCCGGCTTCCCCGCGAATGCCAACCCGGCACTGGACAACTGCGGCATGCTGTGGGTATCGCCCGTGTTGCCGATGCGTGGCGCGGATCTGCTGCGCGTCCATGCGCTGGCCGAGCCCATCTTCCGCACGCACGGCTTTGATCTGTTTGTGACGTTCAGCATGATCAACGAGCGCGCACTGGGCGGCGTGCTGACGGTTGCTTACGATGCCGAAGATCCGGCGGAGGTGGAGCGGGCACGCCGGTGTTATCGCCAGGTCTTTGAAACGATGATGTCCGCGGGTTACATTCCTTACCGCGTCGGCTTGCAATCGATGGCCGATCTGGACAACGGCGACGATGCCTATTGGCGCATGATCGGCCGGATCAAGGCTGCGCTCGATCCGGCCAATGTCATCGCTCCAGGCCGGTATTCAGCACGGATGCCCCCGCGCGAATGA
- the prsT gene encoding XrtA/PEP-CTERM system TPR-repeat protein PrsT → MPNRSSSRRFRTTSILKALSALPLLLALGACSRPPPAEVLLADARRFSAQGDPKAAIIQLKNIVQQQPDHVTARLMLGQMYLDTGDMASAEKELRRARELGAQADLVQPGLGKALLSQSQFQRLLDEFPAQGASAEALALRGQALLYLGRPDEAHPMFERALQLKPGLSDATLGLAKLALIGAQPDKAGQLLEQAIAQNPDNVDALRLKGDLQLAAHDPAAARKSYERILDIKPNNVQARLDLANLAIQQDRLDDARQQIKLARKAQPKNLMISYSQALLDFSEKRYKSALEQVQQVLRVAPEHMPSVLLAGAVSVLTGSDTRAEQYLTQFLQANPEHPYATKLLATVTLRSGKRDDALNIMRAALKGTPNDADLLALAGEAEMQAHNFAQSAAYFEKASELKPERSELRLGHGFSRLQMGDSPKAIAELERAAQGGGGAERAGTLLVLSHMRDKQLDKALSVVDAMIAKGDSAMLQNLRAGVVLGSGDIGGARAGFMKALALDPVYLPALDNLANLDIVAKKPEDARQRYEAALARDKKNAALMTSLANLEARVGKPADAGRWLEQAAKENPDDRAAARQLASFYLQTGEKRKALTLAQKMQATDTADPEALALLAQAQELNRQNDAALESWHRLAALQPASAAVQLRIAAMDLSAKRHDQALQAARKAVKADPDSAEALVLQHALLLDKKAFSEALAAAQSLQARHPDWPLGFKLEGDVLMARQKPGEAVQRYQHALQVAPSGILVIALHGALVGAGKPQEAAAQLRQWLDKQPADLQARTYYASTLMSEGDHKAASKQYEQILRSVPDNAAMLNEYAWSLLQLKDDRALGNAEKAHRIAPKSPAIADTLAAILLDKGDTARAVPLLKAATEQAPAENDIRLRFAQALFLSGDRKGARSQCERLLAVRDFKRQAEVRALMAKL, encoded by the coding sequence ATGCCGAATCGCTCGTCCAGCCGCCGTTTTCGTACCACATCCATCCTGAAGGCGCTCAGCGCCCTTCCCTTGCTGCTGGCGCTTGGCGCCTGCAGCCGCCCGCCGCCCGCGGAGGTGCTGCTGGCCGATGCCCGCCGTTTCAGCGCCCAGGGCGATCCGAAAGCCGCGATCATCCAGCTCAAGAATATCGTTCAACAGCAACCCGACCACGTGACGGCGCGGCTGATGCTGGGCCAGATGTACCTCGATACCGGCGACATGGCTTCGGCGGAAAAGGAGCTGCGGCGTGCCCGGGAACTGGGCGCGCAGGCGGACCTGGTTCAGCCCGGGCTAGGCAAGGCGCTCCTGTCGCAAAGCCAGTTCCAGCGGCTGCTTGACGAATTCCCCGCACAGGGAGCGAGTGCCGAGGCGCTGGCCCTGCGCGGGCAGGCCCTGCTCTACCTGGGCCGGCCCGACGAAGCCCACCCCATGTTCGAGCGTGCCTTGCAGCTGAAACCGGGGCTGTCGGATGCCACCCTTGGCCTGGCGAAGCTGGCGCTCATCGGCGCCCAGCCGGATAAGGCCGGGCAATTGCTGGAGCAGGCCATTGCCCAGAATCCCGACAATGTCGATGCGCTGCGGCTGAAGGGGGACCTGCAACTTGCCGCCCACGATCCGGCGGCAGCGCGCAAGAGCTATGAGCGCATCCTCGACATCAAGCCGAACAATGTGCAAGCGCGGCTCGATCTGGCCAACCTCGCGATCCAGCAAGACCGCCTGGATGACGCCCGCCAGCAGATCAAGCTGGCCCGGAAGGCACAGCCGAAGAACCTGATGATCTCCTATTCGCAGGCCTTGCTGGATTTTAGCGAGAAGCGCTACAAGTCCGCACTGGAGCAGGTGCAGCAAGTGCTTCGCGTGGCACCCGAGCATATGCCCAGCGTGCTCCTGGCTGGCGCGGTATCGGTGCTGACGGGCTCCGATACCCGCGCCGAGCAATACCTGACCCAGTTCCTGCAAGCCAATCCGGAGCACCCCTATGCGACGAAACTGCTGGCCACCGTAACGCTGCGCAGCGGCAAGCGGGACGACGCACTCAACATCATGCGCGCCGCACTGAAGGGCACCCCGAACGACGCCGATCTGCTGGCCCTGGCTGGCGAGGCGGAGATGCAGGCGCATAATTTCGCGCAATCCGCCGCCTATTTCGAGAAAGCCAGCGAGTTGAAGCCGGAGCGAAGCGAATTGCGCCTTGGCCATGGCTTCAGCCGGCTGCAGATGGGCGACAGTCCCAAAGCCATCGCCGAACTGGAACGCGCGGCGCAAGGGGGCGGCGGTGCGGAGCGTGCAGGAACGCTGCTGGTGCTGAGCCATATGCGCGACAAGCAGCTCGACAAGGCGCTGAGCGTGGTGGACGCCATGATCGCCAAGGGCGACAGCGCCATGCTGCAAAACCTGCGCGCCGGCGTGGTGCTGGGTAGCGGGGACATCGGTGGCGCACGCGCCGGTTTCATGAAGGCGCTCGCGCTCGACCCGGTGTACCTGCCCGCGCTCGACAACCTGGCCAATCTCGACATCGTGGCGAAAAAGCCCGAGGATGCTCGCCAGCGCTATGAAGCGGCGCTGGCACGCGACAAGAAGAACGCCGCGTTGATGACATCTCTTGCGAACCTGGAGGCACGCGTCGGCAAGCCTGCCGATGCGGGGCGCTGGCTGGAGCAGGCCGCCAAGGAAAATCCCGATGACAGGGCGGCAGCCCGGCAACTGGCAAGCTTTTACCTGCAAACGGGAGAAAAGCGCAAGGCATTGACGCTCGCTCAGAAAATGCAGGCTACCGATACCGCTGATCCGGAGGCGCTGGCACTCCTTGCGCAGGCCCAGGAACTCAACCGGCAAAATGACGCCGCCCTGGAAAGCTGGCATCGTCTCGCGGCCCTGCAACCGGCATCGGCGGCCGTGCAGCTGCGCATTGCCGCCATGGACTTGTCGGCCAAACGCCACGACCAGGCGCTGCAGGCGGCCCGCAAGGCTGTCAAGGCCGATCCCGACAGCGCCGAGGCGCTGGTGCTCCAGCATGCTCTGCTGCTAGACAAGAAGGCGTTCAGCGAAGCACTCGCGGCGGCACAGTCGCTGCAGGCCCGCCATCCGGACTGGCCGCTGGGCTTCAAGCTTGAAGGAGACGTGCTGATGGCTCGCCAGAAGCCCGGCGAAGCGGTGCAACGCTACCAGCATGCGTTGCAGGTCGCCCCGTCGGGGATTCTTGTCATCGCACTGCACGGGGCCCTGGTCGGCGCGGGCAAACCACAAGAGGCCGCGGCACAACTGAGGCAGTGGCTGGACAAGCAGCCAGCCGACCTGCAGGCCCGGACCTACTATGCCAGCACGCTGATGAGCGAAGGCGACCACAAGGCCGCAAGCAAGCAGTACGAGCAGATCTTGCGCAGCGTGCCCGATAACGCTGCGATGCTGAACGAGTATGCGTGGTCGCTACTGCAATTGAAGGATGACCGTGCTCTTGGCAATGCCGAGAAGGCCCATCGTATTGCGCCGAAAAGCCCGGCCATCGCCGACACGCTGGCGGCAATCTTGCTCGACAAGGGCGACACGGCCCGTGCCGTCCCGTTGCTGAAAGCCGCAACGGAACAGGCCCCGGCCGAGAACGACATCCGCTTGCGTTTTGCCCAGGCGCTGTTCCTGTCCGGCGACCGCAAGGGGGCCAGGTCCCAGTGCGAACGATTGCTGGCGGTACGCGACTTCAAGCGCCAGGCCGAGGTGCGCGCGCTGATGGCGAAGCTGTGA